Proteins from one Telopea speciosissima isolate NSW1024214 ecotype Mountain lineage chromosome 1, Tspe_v1, whole genome shotgun sequence genomic window:
- the LOC122661609 gene encoding protein ELC-like — MAPPSSTQFVDAALSCNSHFALSYTDPDKKWLIRDHLLSLLQEFPSFKPSTDIFIHDDGTTVNLLNASGSLQVSRAPRPVPLTIWLHQNYPFSAPIVLLSLDPFNPVLPSHPFVDPSGTITSPYLETWCYPRCNLSEFAHNLTLLFSHHYPFFSPSGSIFSSGTHPSFMSKMEAIDGLAGALHHDMVALQSEVEGEIEGLSALQAELLKRNDITTSMLLGLEYESMSLKTIVRETAEEADMLLNWLRANNLNSVHEVEEAFEAADEKSKLLLHHSAKDLAIDDVIYALDKALEEGVVTYREYIRQVRVLATEQFFHRANVIKIKELRHLT, encoded by the coding sequence ATGGCACCACCATCATCTACCCAATTTGTTGATGCTGCACTTTCCTGCAACAGCCATTTTGCTCTCTCCTACACAGACCCTGATAAAAAATGGCTTATCCGTGATCACCTCCTCTCCTTGCTACAAGAATTTCCTTCTTTCAAGCCCTCAACAGATATCTTCATCCATGATGATGGTACCACTGTCAACCTTCTAAATGCAAGTGGCTCCCTGCAGGTCTCCCGAGCTCCTCGGCCGGTTCCTCTCACCATATGGCTCCATCAAAACTACCCCTTTTCAGCTCCTATTGTTTTGCTGTCTTTGGATCCATTCAACCCAGTTCTTCCTAGCCACCCTTTTGTCGATCCCTCTGGAACCATCACCTCCCCATATCTTGAGACTTGGTGCTATCCTCGCTGCAACCTCTCCGAATTCGCACACAACCTCACCCTCCTCTTTAGCCACCACTaccctttcttctctccttcagGCTCCATCTTCTCAAGTGGTACTCATCCCTCCTTCATGTCAAAAATGGAGGCCATCGACGGCCTTGCTGGAGCCCTTCACCATGACATGGTAGCTTTACAGTCTGAagtggagggggagattgagGGACTATCAGCGTTGCAAGCTGAGCTGCTCAAGCGGAATGACATAACCACAAGCATGCTACTGGGGCTTGAATATGAAAGCATGAGCTTGAAGACAATTGTGAGggaaacagcagaggaggctgaCATGCTACTAAATTGGTTGAgagctaataatttgaactctGTTCATGAGGTGGAGGAGGCATTTGAGGCTGCAGATGAGAAGTCAAAACTACTGCTTCACCACTCCGCCAAAGACCTGGCCATAGATGATGTGATATATGCATTGGACAAGGCACTAGAGGAAGGAGTAGTAACATACAGAGAATACATTAGGCAGGTAAGAGTCTTGGCAACAGAGCAGTTCTTCCACAGGGCTAATGTAATCAAAATTAAGGAACTCAGACACCTCACTTA